From the genome of Bifidobacterium asteroides, one region includes:
- a CDS encoding TIM-barrel domain-containing protein, protein MRGIDDSYRGFSVFNNKLRPTMNARWTICGDHWRIGILSDSLIRLEWSANGVFEDQATQTVINRNFTDPDQIHARIIKGDEKLVIDTPALRLEYDYNSFAKEGLSAMVKGVSNQFNTWHFGDDSLHNLHGTARTLDEADGSIALGDGVISRDGWAILDDSTSNLIVRTDRVGEVKDPYGHWIISRENKETDIYLFAYGHRYREALADFYQLTGPVPLLPRWALGNWWSRFHPYTSAEYLGLMDRFRASGLPFTVAVMDMDWHLTDSVDPKYGSGWTGYTWNRWLIPDPVGFLRSLHKRDLRVSLNVHPRDGIRAFEEPYADMAWTLGVDADKGDPIMFDLTNIRFLKAYMKMHHQLESQGVDFWWLDWQQGGVTRVPGLDPLWMLNHFHYLDSARSSHWPLILSRYAGPGSHRYPIGFSGDTIVTWNSMKFQPYFTATASNIGFGWWSHDIGGHMKGCRDDELEARWYQLGTFSPINRLHSSASPFEGKEPWEYPQPYRGAMENALRLRQALIPYLYTMNWRAAYEGLPLVQPLYWEDPECEDAYAFPGEYWFGSQILVSPISQPVDVITRMGESLTWLPSGDWFDCLDGRHYQARDPQGRRLSLWRTIDRVPILAKAGGIIPLGSAYETPGEERVSSPDNYPVGRCKLVAGTRNGLSADCHPLSDNPEQMVLMVFPGADGCFTLIEDAGRFPVSPNLDKAEREAGAARTAIRLNWSSGGVVTIDAVNGCAEALPSQRYWEVALRGWAPTDCKVRIDGSERRVATTYDESTLTVWLDLGRVPVGSKVEILPDRAELASNPVMNDSSEVLKKAQISFEVKDQLADMVSRQGVDALAGLDTLQAGFPGGEQGVTSAVPRSVQSALTEILLRS, encoded by the coding sequence ATGCGGGGAATAGATGACTCATATCGAGGCTTCTCTGTGTTTAATAACAAGCTTAGGCCAACCATGAATGCAAGGTGGACCATCTGTGGGGATCACTGGAGGATAGGGATCCTGAGCGATTCCCTGATCAGGCTGGAATGGTCCGCGAACGGGGTCTTTGAAGACCAGGCCACTCAAACCGTAATCAACAGAAACTTCACCGATCCTGACCAAATCCATGCACGTATAATAAAAGGAGATGAAAAGCTTGTCATTGATACGCCAGCACTAAGGCTGGAATATGATTACAACTCCTTTGCCAAGGAGGGGCTCAGTGCCATGGTGAAAGGGGTCTCCAATCAGTTCAACACTTGGCATTTCGGTGATGATTCCCTGCATAACCTGCATGGGACAGCGAGAACTCTTGACGAGGCTGATGGTTCGATCGCATTGGGAGACGGTGTCATATCCCGCGATGGGTGGGCCATTCTGGACGATTCAACTTCGAACCTTATTGTTCGCACTGACCGAGTTGGGGAGGTGAAAGACCCGTATGGTCATTGGATCATCTCCAGGGAAAACAAGGAGACAGATATCTATTTGTTTGCCTATGGCCATCGTTATCGAGAGGCTCTAGCGGATTTTTACCAGTTAACCGGACCTGTTCCACTTCTTCCCAGGTGGGCTCTTGGAAACTGGTGGAGTCGTTTCCACCCCTATACCTCAGCGGAGTATCTAGGTCTTATGGATCGTTTCCGAGCATCTGGGTTACCATTCACCGTTGCCGTCATGGACATGGATTGGCATTTGACGGATTCGGTTGATCCAAAGTACGGATCCGGATGGACTGGGTATACTTGGAATCGATGGCTGATTCCGGACCCTGTGGGTTTCCTCCGTTCTCTTCATAAGAGGGATTTGCGTGTTTCTCTCAATGTTCATCCCAGAGATGGGATTAGAGCATTTGAGGAGCCGTATGCTGATATGGCATGGACATTGGGGGTGGATGCAGACAAGGGAGATCCAATTATGTTTGATCTCACGAACATCCGCTTCCTTAAGGCCTACATGAAAATGCATCATCAGCTGGAGTCCCAGGGAGTTGATTTTTGGTGGCTGGACTGGCAGCAGGGGGGTGTGACTCGGGTGCCGGGACTGGACCCTTTGTGGATGCTTAATCACTTCCACTACTTAGACAGTGCACGTTCCAGTCATTGGCCCCTGATTCTTTCCAGGTATGCCGGCCCTGGGTCGCATCGGTACCCGATAGGATTCTCCGGCGACACCATAGTTACTTGGAATTCAATGAAGTTCCAGCCTTACTTCACGGCGACTGCCAGCAACATCGGTTTTGGTTGGTGGAGTCATGATATTGGCGGCCATATGAAAGGGTGTAGGGATGACGAACTGGAGGCCAGATGGTATCAGTTGGGTACCTTTAGTCCCATCAACCGTCTGCACTCATCAGCTTCGCCCTTTGAGGGGAAGGAGCCCTGGGAATATCCTCAGCCCTACCGAGGTGCTATGGAGAACGCCTTGCGCTTACGACAGGCGCTAATACCCTATCTCTATACAATGAACTGGCGGGCAGCATACGAAGGGCTCCCCTTGGTTCAGCCTCTTTACTGGGAAGATCCAGAATGCGAGGATGCTTATGCGTTTCCCGGCGAATACTGGTTTGGCAGCCAGATCCTGGTTTCCCCGATCTCGCAGCCTGTCGATGTCATTACCAGGATGGGGGAGAGCCTAACCTGGCTGCCTTCAGGGGACTGGTTCGATTGCTTGGACGGTCGTCATTACCAAGCTAGGGATCCGCAAGGTCGCAGGTTGAGCCTGTGGCGGACAATCGACAGGGTGCCAATCTTGGCAAAAGCTGGGGGAATTATTCCTTTAGGGTCTGCCTATGAAACCCCGGGTGAAGAGCGCGTTTCCTCTCCTGACAACTATCCTGTTGGGCGTTGCAAACTTGTGGCGGGCACCAGGAATGGACTATCGGCCGATTGCCATCCACTTTCTGACAACCCCGAACAGATGGTCCTGATGGTTTTCCCTGGTGCAGACGGTTGCTTCACCTTGATCGAGGATGCTGGACGTTTCCCTGTTTCTCCTAATCTTGACAAGGCTGAGCGGGAGGCGGGTGCCGCAAGGACTGCTATCCGCCTTAACTGGTCTTCCGGCGGCGTAGTCACGATAGATGCTGTTAATGGATGCGCTGAAGCCTTGCCATCCCAGAGGTATTGGGAAGTAGCTTTACGCGGTTGGGCACCTACGGATTGCAAAGTGCGGATTGACGGTAGCGAGAGGAGAGTCGCAACGACGTATGACGAATCAACACTTACAGTCTGGCTTGACCTAGGTAGGGTGCCAGTTGGTTCTAAGGTTGAGATATTGCCTGATCGGGCTGAACTGGCCAGCAACCCCGTGATGAATGACTCCAGTGAGGTCTTAAAGAAAGCTCAGATCTCTTTTGAAGTTAAAGATCAGCTCGCAGATATGGTGTCCAGGCAAGGAGTGGATGCGCTTGCGGGCTTGGATACCCTGCAAGCTGGATTCCCTGGCGGCGAACAGGGGGTGACTTCAGCAGTGCCACGGTCGGTTCAATCAGCTTTGACTGAGATACTGTTGCGTTCTTGA
- a CDS encoding carbohydrate ABC transporter permease → MRARKMWSWILTGMLFILALITIIPFVWMFISSFAPNSEIVKVSGGVFPRPTTLSNYRGIQEKFDFLRLFLNSLFVSSFKTVVIIYTSAALGYVFSKMRFRGRNLIFGIVLSTMMVPWAVTIIPQYEMMTKFGWLDTYKALLAPGLVNAFGVFLFRQSIGGIPDEIVEAAKLDGAGDTVIFHRIILPMSRNSISALAIFTFLWNWEDYLWPFLMITDEKKQLLSVGLKMFSGRYGTDYGGLFAATSIAIIPVLVVYVVFQKQFIAGVASGSGK, encoded by the coding sequence ATGAGGGCAAGGAAAATGTGGTCCTGGATCCTGACCGGGATGCTCTTCATCCTTGCTCTGATCACAATCATCCCCTTTGTTTGGATGTTCATTTCGTCATTTGCGCCCAACAGCGAGATCGTGAAAGTGTCAGGCGGTGTCTTCCCTAGGCCCACAACTCTGAGCAATTACCGTGGCATACAAGAGAAGTTCGATTTTCTTCGTCTCTTTTTGAATTCTTTGTTCGTGTCATCGTTCAAGACGGTCGTGATCATCTACACAAGCGCAGCATTGGGATATGTGTTTTCGAAGATGAGGTTCAGAGGGCGCAATTTGATATTCGGTATTGTGCTTAGCACCATGATGGTGCCGTGGGCGGTCACCATCATTCCTCAATATGAGATGATGACCAAGTTTGGTTGGCTGGATACCTACAAAGCTCTGCTGGCACCGGGACTTGTCAACGCTTTCGGTGTCTTCCTTTTCCGCCAATCGATTGGGGGAATACCGGATGAAATCGTGGAAGCGGCCAAATTGGATGGTGCCGGGGATACGGTAATTTTCCACCGCATCATTCTGCCCATGAGCAGGAATTCCATATCCGCTTTGGCCATATTTACCTTCCTCTGGAATTGGGAGGATTACCTCTGGCCGTTCTTGATGATCACCGATGAGAAGAAACAGCTGCTCTCCGTGGGACTGAAAATGTTCAGTGGGCGATATGGGACCGATTACGGCGGCTTGTTCGCTGCAACTTCTATCGCCATTATCCCGGTGCTGGTGGTGTATGTGGTTTTCCAGAAGCAATTCATAGCTGGAGTAGCCAGTGGGAGCGGCAAGTAA
- a CDS encoding carbohydrate ABC transporter permease: MKAVTKTSHTGSKTIQTGKGLGRVFTMRNVSLAALVVYFSVFMIYPIFKAFAGSMHEWNPLIGTYEWVGFDNFRQVLSDGLFWKSIGNTAVFCLVSVVFRIVLGLGLALLLSSKLVKAKDTLRGLFYMPTITPMVAVAFVWVWMFDPQFGMIDRVLGLDINWLKDPNWALPAVIIMTIWKDFGYAVVLYLGALMSLPSSVYEAAAIDGANAWQTFWKITLPLLKPMTLFIVITSLISYLQAYVQIMIMTGGGPGTQTYTISYLIFDEAFQKYKFGTASAMSVLLFIMTGMLTILMFKASGDMDMEES; encoded by the coding sequence ATGAAGGCAGTGACGAAAACAAGTCACACAGGCAGCAAGACCATCCAGACTGGTAAGGGCCTCGGTCGTGTGTTCACGATGAGAAACGTATCTCTTGCAGCTCTGGTCGTATATTTCAGCGTGTTCATGATCTACCCGATATTCAAGGCATTCGCAGGTAGCATGCATGAGTGGAATCCACTGATAGGTACCTATGAATGGGTCGGTTTTGATAATTTCCGTCAGGTGCTTTCCGACGGTCTGTTTTGGAAGTCCATAGGGAACACGGCTGTCTTTTGCCTGGTATCGGTCGTGTTCCGTATCGTTCTCGGTCTGGGCTTGGCGCTTTTGCTCAGTTCGAAGCTGGTCAAGGCCAAGGATACGCTGCGCGGTCTCTTCTATATGCCGACCATTACTCCCATGGTGGCGGTGGCCTTTGTATGGGTTTGGATGTTTGACCCGCAGTTCGGCATGATCGACCGGGTCCTTGGACTGGACATCAACTGGCTAAAGGATCCTAACTGGGCCTTGCCGGCCGTCATCATTATGACAATATGGAAGGATTTCGGATACGCAGTCGTACTCTATCTGGGAGCTTTGATGAGTTTGCCGAGTAGCGTATACGAGGCCGCTGCGATTGATGGAGCCAATGCCTGGCAGACTTTCTGGAAGATCACGCTTCCACTGTTGAAGCCGATGACTCTCTTCATCGTCATCACTTCCCTGATCAGCTATCTTCAGGCGTACGTGCAGATCATGATCATGACTGGCGGTGGACCCGGAACGCAAACATACACAATCAGCTACCTCATCTTCGATGAGGCCTTCCAGAAATACAAGTTCGGCACGGCTTCGGCCATGAGTGTTCTTCTCTTTATCATGACAGGAATGCTCACGATTCTGATGTTCAAGGCCTCAGGCGACATGGATATGGAGGAATCATGA
- a CDS encoding extracellular solute-binding protein, which produces MRERRILATFFATVSIIALSACGAGGGQGGGQTDTKADKGLKTLGVNVKYDPNHLVNKGKPIQLEYWSWVDKEQDPISSMTRDYQKIHPNVTFKIVNVAWADYWTKVPLALKGKNGPVLFAVHNSQDALLKPYMAPIGIPADKLKADYTGVSAHLEKGKAYYIDTVINTGNIYYNKRLWKEANLTDSDIPKTWDQLVTDAQKLTKWDGSKMVQSGFNLNGDEASAGYPGLWQGLNYQKGELMFDSSGTKPNYKNETTKENMQFIKDLYDKYKVASTAFGVDMGQSFGNGQTAMVYQWGGFAGTLKQKYPDIEYGVFATPTFTEETPFAYDRYNGESTPGVNKNQSKEQQVAAQDFLKYILANDKFIKDDAKAFNSFPAKKSLQNDPEILSMPIMAAIKPRIDRLIWPGPTPSTMESSAKKSFQDVFQNHKSIDSALDSTQALMEKDIKGTGFKSLEPAYAFYEEARR; this is translated from the coding sequence ATGCGAGAAAGACGCATATTGGCTACATTTTTTGCGACCGTTAGCATAATAGCTTTGTCAGCATGTGGCGCAGGGGGTGGCCAGGGGGGAGGCCAGACGGACACTAAAGCCGACAAGGGATTGAAAACTCTTGGAGTGAATGTCAAGTACGACCCGAATCACCTTGTGAATAAAGGCAAGCCTATCCAGCTCGAATACTGGTCTTGGGTCGACAAGGAACAGGACCCTATCAGTTCTATGACCCGTGATTATCAGAAGATTCACCCTAATGTCACCTTTAAAATTGTGAATGTTGCTTGGGCTGATTATTGGACAAAGGTGCCCCTGGCCTTAAAAGGCAAGAATGGGCCAGTGCTCTTTGCTGTCCATAATTCACAAGATGCCCTCCTAAAGCCCTATATGGCCCCGATTGGCATACCAGCAGACAAGCTCAAAGCCGATTACACCGGGGTCTCCGCCCACCTTGAGAAAGGCAAGGCTTATTACATCGATACGGTCATCAACACGGGGAATATCTATTACAACAAGAGGCTTTGGAAAGAAGCCAACTTGACCGATTCCGACATTCCGAAGACTTGGGACCAGTTAGTTACAGACGCCCAAAAGCTCACCAAATGGGATGGTTCCAAGATGGTGCAATCCGGTTTTAACCTCAATGGGGACGAAGCAAGCGCGGGCTATCCCGGTCTTTGGCAGGGGCTCAATTATCAAAAGGGCGAGCTCATGTTTGATTCCTCAGGAACGAAGCCCAACTATAAAAATGAAACAACAAAAGAGAACATGCAGTTCATCAAGGACCTGTATGACAAATACAAGGTGGCTTCAACAGCGTTCGGTGTGGACATGGGTCAGAGCTTCGGCAATGGGCAGACAGCAATGGTATACCAGTGGGGAGGCTTCGCTGGCACTTTGAAGCAGAAGTATCCGGATATCGAATACGGAGTCTTCGCAACCCCAACGTTCACTGAAGAGACGCCTTTTGCCTATGATCGTTACAACGGAGAATCAACCCCCGGTGTCAACAAGAACCAGTCCAAAGAACAGCAGGTTGCGGCACAGGACTTTCTTAAGTACATCCTCGCCAATGACAAGTTCATCAAGGATGATGCAAAGGCCTTCAATTCGTTCCCGGCTAAGAAATCTCTGCAGAACGATCCAGAGATTCTTTCTATGCCGATCATGGCCGCTATCAAGCCGAGGATCGACCGTTTGATTTGGCCCGGACCGACACCTTCAACTATGGAATCAAGCGCCAAGAAGTCTTTCCAGGACGTTTTCCAGAACCATAAGTCGATTGATAGCGCTCTGGACTCGACCCAGGCCTTGATGGAGAAAGACATCAAAGGCACCGGGTTCAAATCCCTTGAGCCTGCCTACGCCTTCTATGAGGAGGCAAGGCGATAG
- a CDS encoding LacI family DNA-binding transcriptional regulator — translation MFKASVYDVAREAGVSISTVSRSFTSPEKVSAKTRAKVMKAAEAMNFTVTHTAASLKTGRTFRAALLVGSERLDWFGSLVREGLDSILHPAGYDTSVYPIGDSEEQEHFFAELPIRRNVDLVFVSSFDITSKETSRLNSINVPIIGINVESNHDLDGSVKINDTKGTKMAVNHLLALGHRNIAYMHISPKSPLHFSSLNRLQGFLAACRQWPEPVKTELIKLQPGQDVFSSFVSQIQSMESRPTALCCQDDSVAIPLLFKLNRFRLTVPGNLSLIGFDDSTYADKIGLTTIHQDPFDLGAKAGSLALELLKKTPPKNPYITLDTQIMIRNTTAPIEDTRPLDEWACNS, via the coding sequence GTGTTCAAAGCCAGCGTTTACGACGTTGCTCGCGAAGCAGGGGTGTCGATTTCGACAGTATCGAGATCTTTCACCAGTCCAGAAAAGGTATCCGCGAAAACACGGGCGAAGGTAATGAAGGCCGCTGAGGCCATGAATTTTACCGTTACGCACACGGCAGCCAGCCTCAAAACAGGCCGGACATTCCGAGCGGCACTGCTGGTTGGCAGCGAACGCTTGGATTGGTTTGGCTCCTTGGTACGCGAAGGACTGGACTCCATCCTCCATCCGGCTGGTTACGACACCTCCGTCTATCCCATCGGCGACTCCGAAGAACAGGAACATTTCTTTGCCGAGCTGCCTATCAGGAGAAACGTCGATCTGGTTTTTGTCTCCTCCTTCGACATCACTTCCAAGGAAACCAGCCGCCTGAACAGTATCAATGTACCGATTATCGGTATCAACGTCGAATCGAACCATGATCTGGACGGCTCAGTGAAAATCAATGACACAAAGGGCACCAAGATGGCGGTCAATCATCTACTTGCACTGGGGCATAGAAACATCGCGTATATGCACATCTCGCCAAAGTCGCCCCTGCACTTCAGTTCTTTGAACCGTTTGCAAGGATTCCTAGCAGCCTGCAGACAGTGGCCGGAACCAGTGAAAACCGAATTGATAAAGTTGCAACCTGGACAAGACGTGTTCAGCTCTTTTGTCTCTCAGATCCAAAGCATGGAAAGCCGCCCGACTGCTCTCTGCTGCCAGGATGATTCGGTAGCTATCCCGCTGCTTTTCAAGCTCAACCGTTTTAGGCTCACTGTCCCAGGCAATCTTTCCCTGATTGGTTTCGACGACAGCACTTACGCAGATAAAATCGGGCTGACAACAATTCACCAGGATCCTTTCGACCTGGGTGCCAAGGCTGGTTCGCTTGCATTGGAATTGCTGAAGAAAACCCCACCGAAGAATCCATACATAACCTTGGACACCCAGATCATGATTCGCAACACGACCGCTCCGATTGAAGACACCCGCCCTCTGGATGAATGGGCCTGCAATTCATGA
- a CDS encoding DUF4186 domain-containing protein — translation MTSSGSASVEADEAWIQDTLARLEHSRFRAGFSLSAKDRAYARAKGRDTIDRHAHEMLAKRVGPAHPLKDGKQTPYRGHPVFTAQHATATCCRGCIERWHRIPRGRALTDAEVDALASLVMAWIERDLVNHPVSALGLL, via the coding sequence ATGACCAGCAGCGGATCAGCGTCAGTTGAAGCAGATGAGGCCTGGATTCAGGACACTCTTGCCAGATTGGAGCATTCGCGTTTCCGCGCTGGATTCTCTCTATCGGCCAAGGATCGCGCCTACGCCCGCGCCAAGGGCAGGGATACCATCGACCGCCACGCCCATGAGATGCTGGCCAAGCGCGTGGGGCCTGCCCACCCTTTGAAGGACGGCAAGCAGACCCCCTACCGCGGGCATCCGGTCTTCACGGCCCAGCATGCCACGGCCACCTGCTGCCGCGGGTGCATCGAGCGCTGGCATCGCATCCCGCGCGGCCGGGCTCTGACCGATGCAGAGGTTGATGCCCTGGCCAGTCTGGTCATGGCCTGGATCGAGCGGGATTTGGTCAATCATCCGGTATCTGCCTTGGGATTGCTTTAA
- a CDS encoding class I SAM-dependent methyltransferase, whose protein sequence is MAKSKMTVAEMIGLFLTPDAPVQVTAFDGSVFGQEQAPLHLEVKNSRAMYYIAENPNDLGLARAYLQGDLDSPELLPGNPYQVLKELMDLKHFVKHPSKLDLARAAGAVFSHGVRVPEPPAIEGPSLAKRLTEGIRPHTRRGDAATVSYHYDQSNDFYRLFLGSSMTYTCAVFEKEDDSLEDAQWHKLNMVLDKMRLNKGDRLLDVGCGWGSMEIAAARRGIHVIGVTLAEEQVEWAQNWIRQEGLQDLAEVRLMDYRDVPESGFDGICSIGMMEHVGYKQYPSYFKEMMDKLRPGGILLNHQITRTNSHDHKRAGGFIDRYIFPDGELASPAEIELAIQDTGFEVITQENLRQHYALTLKHWTENLQEHWDQAKPMVGAPKARLWGLYMAGARLNFELDNIQIHQFQCIKPDPETGTDTYPLRPWWDR, encoded by the coding sequence ATGGCCAAAAGCAAGATGACTGTAGCCGAAATGATCGGGCTCTTCCTCACCCCTGACGCACCTGTGCAGGTGACCGCCTTCGACGGGTCGGTCTTCGGGCAAGAGCAAGCGCCGCTGCATCTGGAAGTCAAGAATTCCCGTGCCATGTACTACATCGCGGAAAATCCCAACGATCTGGGTCTGGCCCGGGCCTACCTGCAAGGCGACTTGGATTCTCCCGAGCTGCTGCCAGGCAACCCCTACCAAGTCCTCAAGGAACTGATGGACCTCAAGCACTTCGTCAAGCACCCCAGCAAGCTGGATCTGGCCCGGGCAGCTGGGGCCGTCTTCTCACATGGAGTGCGTGTACCCGAGCCACCCGCCATTGAGGGGCCTTCCTTGGCCAAGCGACTGACCGAGGGCATCCGCCCCCATACCCGCCGGGGCGACGCAGCCACGGTCAGCTACCACTACGACCAGTCCAACGACTTCTACCGGCTCTTCCTGGGCTCCTCCATGACCTACACCTGTGCTGTCTTCGAGAAGGAGGACGACAGCCTGGAGGACGCTCAGTGGCATAAGCTCAACATGGTCCTGGACAAGATGCGCCTGAACAAGGGCGACCGTCTGCTGGATGTGGGCTGCGGCTGGGGCTCCATGGAGATCGCGGCCGCCCGCCGCGGCATCCACGTCATCGGCGTGACTCTGGCTGAGGAGCAGGTCGAATGGGCCCAGAACTGGATCCGCCAGGAGGGTCTGCAGGATCTGGCCGAGGTCAGGCTGATGGACTACCGCGACGTGCCCGAGTCCGGCTTCGACGGGATCTGCTCCATCGGCATGATGGAGCATGTGGGTTACAAGCAGTACCCCTCCTACTTCAAGGAGATGATGGACAAGCTTCGTCCAGGCGGCATCCTGCTCAACCACCAGATCACCCGCACCAACTCCCACGACCACAAGCGGGCGGGCGGGTTCATTGACCGCTACATTTTCCCCGACGGCGAGCTGGCCAGCCCAGCCGAGATCGAACTGGCCATCCAGGATACCGGCTTCGAGGTCATCACCCAGGAGAACCTGCGTCAGCACTATGCGCTGACCCTCAAGCACTGGACTGAGAACCTCCAGGAGCATTGGGACCAGGCCAAGCCTATGGTGGGCGCGCCCAAGGCGAGGCTCTGGGGCCTGTACATGGCCGGCGCGCGGCTCAACTTCGAGCTCGACAACATTCAGATACACCAGTTCCAGTGCATCAAGCCCGATCCTGAGACCGGCACGGACACCTACCCCCTGCGGCCATGGTGGGATCGGTAG
- a CDS encoding FMN-binding protein: MATSKSRGLVTASATLATLVAVGSLLGGCGSQQAKPMDDEFAGSNAESSSAPGSAEGSGAAGEGKPTAVSRDGLPTAPADTGNYHDGTYALTGKYGRDGAESIDVDLDLSGGQVSRVQVQGHSDSPISRGHMERFARAVPGVVQGRPLKDLKVDKVAGASWTSDAFNKALDLARLEASADRSS, from the coding sequence ATGGCCACAAGCAAGTCTCGGGGGCTGGTCACGGCCTCGGCAACATTGGCGACCCTGGTGGCGGTCGGCTCCCTCCTAGGCGGCTGCGGAAGCCAGCAGGCCAAGCCCATGGACGACGAGTTCGCCGGATCAAACGCAGAGTCCAGTTCTGCTCCAGGGTCAGCGGAAGGATCCGGTGCGGCAGGCGAGGGCAAGCCCACGGCCGTCTCCCGCGATGGACTGCCGACCGCTCCGGCTGATACGGGCAACTATCACGACGGCACTTACGCTCTGACGGGCAAGTACGGGCGTGACGGGGCTGAAAGCATCGATGTAGATCTGGACCTGTCGGGAGGCCAGGTGAGCCGGGTCCAGGTTCAGGGGCATTCGGACTCGCCCATTTCGCGCGGTCACATGGAACGCTTCGCTCGGGCTGTGCCTGGAGTGGTCCAAGGGCGCCCGCTCAAGGACCTCAAGGTGGACAAGGTGGCTGGAGCCAGCTGGACCTCGGATGCCTTCAACAAAGCCCTGGATCTGGCCCGGCTGGAGGCTTCGGCGGACAGGTCATCCTGA
- a CDS encoding ABC transporter ATP-binding protein codes for MLLDLDHVSKIYGDLHALDDLNLSVPQGQWLAVVGSSGSGKTTLMNILGCMDTPSRGSVRLQGRPLEDLSQSQLADVRKNVIGLVFQKFYLVPHLTALENVMVAQYYHSVVDEDQALKALDRVGLADRARHLPSQLSGGEQQRVCVARALINEPKLILADEPTGNLDEANERIVLDLFRQLHDQGTSLIVVTHDALVASCAQREIMLNHGVLAGEQWNDEEAKQAYLAAGGRPAFSGAPGDTGDQDIPVGFHDPTKMAKTGGSLPGSAAESEGER; via the coding sequence ATGCTGCTGGACCTGGACCATGTATCCAAGATCTACGGCGATCTGCATGCCTTGGATGATCTGAACCTGAGCGTCCCGCAAGGTCAGTGGCTGGCCGTAGTGGGGTCTTCCGGCTCAGGCAAGACCACGCTGATGAACATTCTGGGCTGCATGGATACGCCCAGCCGCGGCTCGGTCCGTCTGCAGGGGCGGCCGCTGGAGGATCTGAGCCAGTCCCAGCTGGCCGATGTGCGCAAGAACGTGATCGGCCTGGTCTTCCAGAAGTTCTACCTGGTCCCGCATCTGACTGCCCTGGAGAATGTCATGGTGGCCCAGTACTACCACTCGGTGGTGGATGAGGACCAGGCCCTGAAGGCCTTGGACCGGGTGGGTCTGGCGGATCGAGCCCGCCACCTGCCCAGCCAGCTTTCGGGCGGTGAGCAGCAACGGGTCTGCGTGGCCCGGGCGCTGATCAATGAGCCCAAGTTGATTCTGGCTGACGAGCCCACTGGCAACCTGGACGAGGCCAATGAGCGGATCGTGCTGGACCTCTTTAGGCAATTGCATGACCAAGGAACCTCCCTGATCGTGGTCACGCACGATGCTCTGGTGGCCTCATGCGCCCAGCGGGAGATCATGCTCAACCACGGGGTGCTGGCCGGTGAGCAGTGGAATGATGAGGAGGCCAAGCAGGCCTACCTGGCAGCCGGAGGCCGGCCGGCCTTCAGCGGGGCTCCTGGCGACACCGGTGACCAGGATATTCCCGTGGGCTTCCATGACCCCACTAAAATGGCCAAGACAGGTGGGTCTCTGCCGGGATCAGCCGCTGAGTCAGAAGGAGAACGCTGA